One genomic segment of Spirochaeta cellobiosiphila DSM 17781 includes these proteins:
- a CDS encoding iron-containing alcohol dehydrogenase, giving the protein MYFGYPRDIYIGSLDKLGVVAKGLGAKALVVRDSAFRTEKDHGEIEDYLKEKGLSVMIFDDLRIGDTLSSLEGAQQMIEAGHCDLVIGVGGVITLSFARYLAHLGRKLSYDDPENTKLPYISIPSTDRNPFLFRDMVLLTGGKSHRLKFIKINSQPLEALFYNPSFTSGNTEIYAISSLLEMLLNGIETFLKTDNDLFVQSMLYGVIAKIYEMIDNAYHRQENWLVKKSISEAGFVISLALGQASLGTASLFAYTLDGMISSPRSIVSSILLPSVIETGARKNPEGLMKLGLIFREDIDLLPVESIKKGMVGSIKRLMTRYNIPMRISNIEIPRDVIDNAVERLEGELKHEIKHALLTTGELRSIINDYY; this is encoded by the coding sequence ATGTATTTTGGATATCCTCGAGACATATATATAGGTTCACTGGACAAGCTAGGTGTTGTTGCTAAAGGCTTAGGAGCTAAAGCTCTGGTGGTCAGAGACTCTGCTTTTAGAACTGAAAAAGACCATGGTGAGATAGAGGACTACCTAAAAGAAAAAGGCTTATCTGTCATGATCTTCGATGATTTGCGGATCGGTGATACCCTATCCAGCTTGGAAGGGGCCCAGCAAATGATCGAAGCAGGACATTGCGATCTTGTTATAGGAGTTGGCGGCGTTATTACCTTAAGCTTTGCTCGATATCTGGCCCATTTGGGACGTAAACTATCCTACGATGATCCAGAAAATACCAAATTACCCTATATTAGTATTCCCTCTACAGACCGTAATCCTTTTTTATTTAGGGATATGGTTCTTCTTACTGGAGGAAAGTCTCACCGGCTTAAATTCATTAAAATTAATAGTCAGCCCCTGGAAGCTTTGTTTTATAATCCTTCATTTACCTCTGGTAATACAGAAATATATGCCATAAGTTCTCTACTGGAGATGCTTCTCAATGGTATTGAAACGTTCCTGAAGACTGACAATGATCTTTTTGTGCAGAGCATGCTCTATGGGGTCATTGCGAAGATCTATGAAATGATTGATAACGCTTATCATCGACAAGAGAATTGGTTAGTTAAAAAAAGCATTAGTGAAGCTGGTTTCGTTATATCTCTGGCTTTAGGTCAGGCCTCCCTGGGAACAGCCTCTCTCTTTGCTTATACATTGGATGGGATGATAAGCTCACCACGAAGCATTGTTTCCAGTATCTTACTCCCTTCTGTTATTGAAACTGGGGCCAGGAAAAATCCAGAAGGATTGATGAAACTGGGTTTGATTTTTCGTGAAGACATTGACTTACTCCCGGTTGAGTCCATAAAGAAGGGAATGGTTGGTAGTATAAAGCGCCTTATGACCCGTTATAATATTCCCATGCGTATTAGTAATATTGAAATTCCAAGGGATGTTATTGATAATGCGGTTGAGCGTTTAGAAGGTGAACTCAAGCATGAGATTAAACATGCTCTACTAACAACGGGAGAACTCCGTAGTATAATAAATGATTACTATTAA
- a CDS encoding flagellar biosynthesis anti-sigma factor FlgM: MKIDRVGSVDPLRNYNKTSKTQKNASTNGGDSINVSAEAKTRAELFKATEIAKSAPEVRMDRVEEVKRKLEDPSYIDDTVLDSVADNLMDLFGL, translated from the coding sequence ATGAAGATAGATAGAGTAGGATCAGTTGATCCATTACGAAATTACAACAAAACATCCAAAACCCAGAAGAATGCTTCTACTAACGGTGGTGATTCCATAAATGTGTCTGCTGAAGCAAAAACTCGTGCGGAGTTGTTCAAAGCAACGGAGATTGCAAAAAGCGCACCGGAAGTTCGAATGGACCGTGTTGAAGAAGTAAAGAGAAAGTTAGAAGATCCTTCCTATATCGATGATACTGTACTTGATTCTGTAGCTGACAATCTAATGGATCTTTTCGGCTTATAA
- a CDS encoding HDOD domain-containing protein: MDFESQKAKILKAARSNIPITIKTYTLPRETEMQLEEVLRFFLAEVGQDHLIDHLSYCLRELTVNAKKANTKRVYFEEKGFNIEDPASYEKGIKGFKDETLSNISYWLEKQKKAGYYIKVQFHHQTDALRIAIKNNVAINRKEENRIKERIAKSRSYDSMEDAFTEILDDSEGAGLGIVIMILMLKKMGLNEDAFAIAAINGETIATLHIPFNEVRLEDLDSLSQTIVDEIHNLPPFPANILEIQKLIADPESKINTIAKHISVDPSLTADLLRLVNSAQYVLAKKVENIMEAVKIVGLKGLKNLLYSYGTQLVLGKDTPEQEALWEHCYRTATFAYLLAKYFKRKRDLMDDVYVGGILHDMGKIVFSNVHPQLLEKIQQFNDERQLPFNAIEELTAGLNHQEIGARIAEKWNFPSILVEAIRYHHEPDKCSPEHRDHVYIVYLANVLTHYEAKELGFEQLEPRVLKYFNIATEMELYNILDQLKSDFNEDII; the protein is encoded by the coding sequence ATGGATTTTGAAAGTCAGAAAGCAAAGATTCTGAAAGCGGCCCGGTCAAATATTCCTATTACTATCAAGACCTATACGCTTCCCCGCGAGACAGAGATGCAACTCGAAGAAGTTCTTCGTTTTTTCCTTGCTGAAGTAGGTCAGGATCATCTCATTGACCATCTAAGCTATTGCCTCAGAGAACTAACCGTCAATGCGAAGAAGGCCAATACAAAACGGGTTTACTTTGAGGAAAAAGGCTTCAACATCGAAGATCCTGCCAGTTATGAAAAGGGAATTAAAGGATTTAAAGATGAGACCCTTTCCAATATCAGTTATTGGTTAGAGAAACAAAAAAAAGCGGGCTACTATATTAAAGTCCAATTTCATCATCAGACAGATGCCTTGCGTATCGCAATAAAGAATAATGTTGCTATCAACAGAAAAGAAGAGAATCGGATAAAGGAACGAATTGCTAAATCACGTAGTTATGATTCCATGGAAGATGCCTTCACAGAAATCCTGGATGATTCTGAAGGGGCCGGATTAGGAATTGTTATCATGATTCTTATGCTTAAAAAGATGGGCCTCAATGAAGATGCTTTTGCGATTGCAGCGATTAATGGCGAGACCATAGCCACCCTTCATATTCCTTTCAATGAAGTTCGATTGGAAGATCTTGATTCCCTATCCCAGACAATAGTAGATGAGATACACAATCTTCCTCCCTTTCCTGCTAACATTCTCGAAATCCAAAAACTAATTGCTGATCCTGAATCAAAAATTAATACGATTGCCAAACATATAAGTGTAGATCCTAGTTTAACAGCTGACTTATTGCGTCTCGTTAATTCTGCGCAGTATGTTTTAGCCAAAAAAGTCGAAAACATCATGGAAGCGGTTAAAATTGTTGGGTTAAAAGGTCTTAAAAATCTGCTCTACTCCTATGGAACTCAACTTGTTCTAGGCAAAGATACGCCAGAACAAGAAGCCCTATGGGAACATTGCTATCGTACTGCGACCTTCGCTTATTTGCTAGCCAAGTACTTCAAGAGAAAACGTGATCTTATGGATGATGTGTATGTAGGAGGAATTCTCCATGATATGGGGAAAATTGTATTTAGTAATGTACACCCTCAACTCTTAGAAAAAATCCAGCAATTCAACGACGAACGGCAACTGCCCTTCAATGCGATTGAAGAACTAACCGCTGGCTTAAATCACCAGGAAATAGGGGCCCGCATAGCTGAGAAATGGAATTTCCCTAGTATATTGGTAGAAGCTATACGTTATCATCATGAACCAGATAAATGTTCCCCCGAACATAGGGACCATGTATATATTGTTTATCTGGCCAATGTGCTAACTCATTATGAAGCAAAAGAGCTAGGCTTTGAACAATTAGAGCCTCGTGTGCTTAAGTATTTTAATATAGCTACAGAGATGGAACTCTATAACATCCTTGATCAATTAAAATCAGATTTCAACGAAGATATTATTTAG
- a CDS encoding ATP-binding protein, whose translation MITELSYDELNLEFEQIDFHASLEDISDHVIIGQKRAWEALKMGTEMRSKGYNIFVSGPYGTGRTTAVRKLLSEVSKDTSLIRDIVLVYNFDKPETPRVIYTPPGKGIQFKKKLHSLIEDFKKGIPRCLNNDSFKTKRDHTISLQEQEENHQLHNFEITLKQAGFKIVQITEEDSSATDIAPIYKGKTISFEELQQLVNTGKMTQEAWNQIREQYYRYMDQMKTLFTTLRQSREQMEKDLHKLQIDTVRHYVNQKIKEVEEAFAFDGAKQYLTSFTDDILNHLYMFTTEETFEDDYGNPSFIRYGVHILVNHKDSKTAPVIFENHPTVANLFGSIETRMDGKGEGRTNFMMIRGGSLIQASGGYLVIRAEDIFEEEGSWMGLKRALQTSFAEIQMTTTPFTPIGPLLKPEPIAIKVKVIIIGSEHFYDLIYNTDLDVKKLFKVSAEFDSTMTRTVENTQLFLRFLESNIEQKKLLPFSPNGIKALLIQSIRMAEDRSKLSTRFSMMNDIINETDYWAKKENKTLCDQEDVYKALLNKRQQFSLMEEKFDNQIMDGTILLDTSGTCIGQVNGLAVFDRGYYTFGRPMRISAEVAPGKSGIVNIEREAGLSGEIHDKGVLILESYLRSYVAQEYPLSLWAGLSFDQSYNMVDGDSASSTEAYALMSALSQIPLRQELAVTGSINQRGQLQPIGGATEKIEGFYDVCYQLGLTGTQGVILPYQNVKNIILRQDILEAIKEKRFHIYPIRHISEGLRLLTGLDYQDILDKAHLRLKHYWELSTKYGHPY comes from the coding sequence ATGATAACAGAACTATCCTATGACGAATTGAATCTGGAATTTGAACAAATTGACTTTCATGCTTCCCTTGAAGATATATCTGATCATGTGATTATTGGTCAAAAAAGAGCCTGGGAGGCTCTTAAAATGGGAACAGAAATGCGGTCAAAAGGCTATAATATCTTTGTTTCCGGACCTTATGGGACAGGACGTACGACAGCAGTCAGAAAACTATTAAGTGAAGTCAGTAAAGACACATCCTTAATAAGAGATATTGTTCTTGTCTATAATTTTGATAAACCAGAGACGCCCAGAGTAATCTACACTCCTCCGGGCAAGGGTATCCAATTCAAGAAGAAGCTCCATAGCCTTATTGAAGACTTTAAAAAAGGAATACCCCGCTGTCTCAATAACGATAGCTTTAAAACCAAAAGGGACCATACCATATCCCTCCAGGAGCAGGAGGAAAATCACCAATTACATAACTTTGAGATAACCCTAAAGCAAGCCGGTTTCAAGATCGTTCAAATCACTGAGGAAGATAGCAGTGCCACAGATATCGCCCCCATATACAAAGGGAAAACCATAAGTTTTGAGGAACTCCAACAACTTGTTAATACGGGCAAGATGACCCAGGAAGCCTGGAATCAGATCCGTGAACAATATTATCGTTATATGGATCAGATGAAGACCCTCTTTACCACCCTCAGACAATCTCGAGAACAAATGGAAAAAGACCTTCACAAGCTCCAAATCGATACGGTTCGCCATTATGTAAATCAAAAAATAAAAGAAGTAGAGGAAGCCTTTGCCTTTGACGGGGCAAAACAATATTTAACGAGTTTTACTGATGATATTCTGAATCACCTTTATATGTTTACAACTGAAGAAACCTTTGAAGATGATTATGGGAATCCTTCTTTTATTCGCTATGGTGTTCATATTTTGGTAAATCACAAAGATTCCAAAACCGCCCCTGTAATCTTCGAAAATCACCCAACCGTAGCCAATCTCTTTGGTTCTATTGAAACACGTATGGATGGAAAAGGGGAAGGAAGGACCAACTTCATGATGATCAGAGGGGGCAGTCTAATTCAAGCATCAGGAGGCTATCTGGTTATAAGAGCAGAGGATATTTTCGAAGAAGAAGGTAGTTGGATGGGATTAAAAAGAGCTCTCCAAACTAGCTTTGCTGAGATCCAAATGACCACAACACCCTTCACCCCCATTGGCCCCCTATTAAAACCGGAACCAATTGCCATCAAGGTAAAAGTAATCATCATCGGAAGTGAGCACTTCTATGATCTTATATATAATACTGATCTGGATGTAAAAAAACTCTTTAAGGTATCCGCCGAGTTTGATTCAACCATGACACGAACAGTGGAGAATACCCAATTATTTCTCAGGTTTCTGGAATCCAACATTGAACAAAAGAAGCTTCTTCCCTTCAGCCCCAACGGGATCAAAGCCTTATTGATTCAATCCATTAGAATGGCAGAGGATAGGTCAAAGCTATCCACCAGGTTCAGTATGATGAATGATATTATCAATGAGACGGACTATTGGGCCAAAAAAGAGAACAAAACCCTCTGCGATCAAGAGGATGTCTATAAAGCACTTCTTAATAAAAGACAGCAGTTCTCACTCATGGAAGAGAAATTCGATAACCAGATTATGGACGGGACTATTTTACTGGACACTTCTGGAACCTGTATTGGTCAGGTTAACGGTTTGGCTGTTTTTGATAGAGGTTATTACACCTTTGGTCGTCCTATGAGAATCTCAGCGGAAGTAGCCCCCGGTAAGTCAGGAATAGTGAATATAGAACGTGAAGCAGGTCTTAGCGGCGAAATCCATGACAAGGGAGTCTTGATTCTGGAAAGTTATTTGCGAAGCTATGTAGCACAGGAATATCCCCTAAGCCTTTGGGCTGGACTTAGTTTTGACCAAAGCTATAATATGGTAGACGGAGATTCTGCTTCCAGTACAGAAGCATATGCCTTGATGTCTGCCCTCTCACAGATTCCCCTTCGTCAGGAATTGGCTGTTACCGGTTCCATTAATCAAAGAGGTCAGCTACAGCCCATAGGAGGAGCTACAGAAAAGATCGAAGGATTCTATGATGTGTGTTATCAACTGGGTTTAACCGGAACTCAAGGGGTGATACTCCCCTATCAAAATGTAAAAAATATCATCCTACGTCAGGATATTTTGGAAGCCATCAAAGAAAAACGTTTTCATATATATCCTATTAGACATATCAGTGAAGGTTTACGACTATTAACAGGTCTAGATTATCAAGATATACTGGATAAAGCTCATTTGAGACTGAAACACTACTGGGAGCTTTCAACCAAGTATGGACACCCCTATTAA
- a CDS encoding TrmH family RNA methyltransferase — translation MITIKKLKTLKETTRIRKYGVILQSLEQDLINGRIIDKVYLLELSDLIKQEVVLPLRIRNFDINRTDARQLLFSVNKLRHLILQYLGAEPADWDMPIEKGEDTEGKNYPFKVHLDGIRSPFNIGSIMRTLEAYGGSEFSLSPYTTSPEHPRAIRSSMGCDKKLSWKYTNVGDIPGPVFALELGGTSINQFDFPSSGTVILGSEELGISPEARKKTEASAGIVSIPLVGSKASLNVGVAFGILMSWWYQNVS, via the coding sequence ATGATTACTATTAAAAAACTAAAAACCTTAAAAGAGACAACCCGAATACGTAAGTATGGGGTGATTCTTCAAAGTCTTGAACAGGACTTAATTAATGGTCGAATCATAGATAAGGTCTATCTTCTTGAGCTAAGTGACTTAATTAAGCAAGAAGTTGTTTTGCCTCTTCGCATCAGAAATTTTGATATTAATAGAACAGATGCGAGACAACTCTTGTTCAGTGTTAATAAATTACGCCATCTTATCCTTCAATATTTAGGAGCAGAACCGGCTGATTGGGATATGCCCATAGAGAAGGGTGAAGATACAGAAGGTAAAAACTATCCTTTTAAGGTGCATCTTGATGGTATTCGATCACCCTTCAATATTGGTTCCATCATGCGAACCCTGGAAGCTTATGGAGGTTCTGAGTTTAGCCTCAGCCCATATACAACTTCTCCCGAACATCCCAGAGCAATAAGAAGTTCCATGGGCTGTGACAAGAAGTTGTCCTGGAAGTATACCAATGTAGGTGATATTCCAGGACCTGTTTTTGCATTAGAGCTTGGTGGTACTTCCATTAATCAGTTTGATTTTCCTTCCTCTGGAACAGTCATCCTTGGATCTGAAGAGTTGGGAATTAGTCCGGAAGCCAGGAAGAAAACTGAAGCTAGTGCAGGTATTGTTTCCATCCCTTTAGTTGGCTCTAAAGCCTCGCTAAATGTAGGAGTCGCTTTTGGAATCCTAATGTCCTGGTGGTATCAGAACGTTAGTTAA
- a CDS encoding inositol monophosphatase family protein, translating into MTNWNIKEILKFLKEAGNIALDIQKRDEWDFKEDHSLVTEADKTIEDMARKRFISEGAYFIGEETILTDSEEDIQNAIKGPTWILDPVDGTAPFANGLPTWGVSLGFMEEGKLTEGAIAFPGLDLTVYTNEGTTYIIEGDQEPRPLTVSTSDFNEGRMLCIPQDVTKWGVFTGDTPVQVTGSCVYSMLQLLLGRYSSYFSRAKVWDIGAGWPILRTAGVKAYFYNGEETDLLLEPKDFVLDVDSPKRWRTQYHVIYANNEQARAYMNEHIKLKDEV; encoded by the coding sequence ATGACAAATTGGAATATAAAAGAAATACTTAAATTTCTCAAAGAAGCAGGTAATATTGCTTTAGATATTCAAAAACGTGATGAATGGGATTTTAAAGAGGATCACTCCCTCGTTACAGAAGCAGATAAAACCATCGAAGATATGGCTAGAAAACGCTTTATCAGTGAAGGAGCATACTTCATCGGAGAGGAGACCATCCTTACCGATTCGGAAGAAGATATTCAAAATGCCATTAAGGGACCTACCTGGATTCTTGACCCTGTTGACGGAACAGCGCCCTTTGCCAATGGCCTGCCAACATGGGGTGTGAGTTTGGGATTCATGGAAGAAGGTAAACTTACTGAAGGGGCCATAGCCTTTCCCGGCTTAGATCTAACAGTTTATACAAATGAAGGGACAACCTATATTATAGAAGGGGATCAAGAACCTCGGCCTCTAACAGTTAGCACTTCAGATTTTAACGAAGGAAGAATGTTATGCATCCCTCAAGATGTAACCAAGTGGGGTGTCTTTACTGGTGACACACCAGTTCAAGTAACCGGTTCTTGTGTGTATTCCATGTTGCAACTATTACTGGGCAGATACTCTTCCTATTTCTCACGGGCAAAAGTATGGGATATTGGTGCAGGATGGCCCATTCTTAGGACAGCAGGTGTTAAAGCCTATTTCTATAATGGAGAAGAAACAGACCTGTTATTAGAACCAAAAGACTTTGTCCTTGATGTGGATAGTCCTAAGAGATGGAGAACTCAATACCACGTAATATATGCCAATAATGAACAAGCCAGAGCTTACATGAATGAACACATTAAATTAAAGGATGAAGTGTAA
- a CDS encoding Nif3-like dinuclear metal center hexameric protein produces MLLKELDKWIQDQFPGSASLKDMAINGLQVDRQNQDINKIAFAVDACMETFERAHQQGADMLFVHHGLYWGFPMAITGRHYKRIQYLIDKELALYAMHLPLDVHPELGNNAVITKVLGLTNVQSFGYYKGQAIGLQGEFPHERTLDEIVESLFGGYDNTIKVLPFGKKNIKTMAVVTGSGGSEAREALSKNLDLYITGDASHILYHDCQEGGMNVIFGGHYATEIWGVQFVAKKIATELGLATVYIDVPTGL; encoded by the coding sequence ATGTTATTAAAAGAATTAGACAAATGGATTCAGGACCAGTTTCCAGGATCGGCCTCTCTTAAAGACATGGCCATTAATGGCTTACAGGTAGATCGACAGAATCAGGACATTAATAAAATCGCCTTTGCGGTGGATGCCTGTATGGAGACCTTTGAACGGGCCCATCAGCAAGGTGCTGATATGTTGTTTGTTCATCATGGTCTGTACTGGGGATTCCCTATGGCCATTACAGGTCGTCATTATAAACGAATACAGTACTTAATAGATAAAGAACTGGCTTTATACGCTATGCATCTGCCATTAGATGTTCACCCCGAATTAGGCAATAATGCCGTTATAACCAAAGTTCTCGGTTTAACAAATGTGCAATCCTTTGGTTATTACAAGGGTCAAGCTATTGGTCTTCAAGGTGAGTTTCCCCATGAAAGAACTTTGGATGAGATTGTGGAATCCCTATTCGGTGGTTATGACAACACTATTAAGGTTCTTCCTTTTGGTAAAAAGAATATCAAAACCATGGCTGTCGTAACAGGAAGTGGTGGATCAGAAGCAAGGGAAGCATTAAGTAAGAACTTAGACCTTTATATTACTGGTGATGCGTCTCATATCCTCTATCATGATTGTCAGGAAGGGGGAATGAATGTTATCTTCGGAGGACATTATGCAACAGAAATCTGGGGCGTTCAGTTCGTAGCAAAGAAAATAGCAACAGAATTGGGTCTGGCGACAGTATATATTGATGTGCCCACAGGTTTGTAA
- a CDS encoding glutaredoxin family protein, whose translation MSVTVYSTPSCPYCVMAKRYFKENKISFTDYDVSRDQTKADEMIRKSGQMGVPVLDINGQILVGFDKGRVEKALKR comes from the coding sequence ATGTCTGTTACTGTATATTCCACACCAAGTTGTCCCTACTGCGTCATGGCTAAGAGGTATTTTAAGGAAAATAAGATTTCTTTCACCGATTATGACGTTTCCCGAGATCAAACTAAAGCTGATGAGATGATTCGTAAAAGCGGACAAATGGGAGTTCCTGTATTGGATATAAATGGTCAGATACTTGTTGGCTTTGATAAAGGGCGAGTAGAAAAAGCACTCAAACGTTAA
- a CDS encoding Dabb family protein, with amino-acid sequence MIKHMVMWKVQNENKLQAIHKIKESLESLIPLIRQIQSLEVGVNINTSASAYDIILVSTFANREDLDIYQNHEEHKKVGSFIGSVTSDRRVVDYEV; translated from the coding sequence GTGATTAAGCATATGGTAATGTGGAAGGTTCAAAATGAGAACAAATTACAAGCCATTCATAAGATTAAAGAATCACTAGAAAGCCTCATCCCCTTGATAAGACAGATTCAATCCCTTGAGGTAGGAGTTAATATTAATACTTCTGCCTCCGCTTATGATATCATTTTGGTATCAACTTTTGCTAACAGGGAAGACCTTGATATCTACCAAAATCATGAAGAACATAAGAAAGTAGGATCCTTTATAGGTTCTGTTACGAGTGACCGTAGAGTCGTTGATTATGAGGTTTGA
- a CDS encoding class I SAM-dependent methyltransferase → MGIEFPELAHIMRRPALYDQTPDTFWNTPYISSHVLDAHLDEETDDASHNRQTIEDTIKFLLNRLGQGSTHILDLGCGPGLYALPLASEGHHVTGIDFGPSSISYAKEQAAQASVYIDYREEDYTQIDFEENSFDAVLLIYGNICTLVPSQRDALLNNIYKWLKPGGLFFFDLFTPKYLDIPLDKDWYYRAKDGFWREGEHIVMEDKVSYSGGKIRLDRYIVIDKDGHITPYHMWHTSYTRLDTEVLLEKNKFIDYQIYNDLTGQTWREDSQWIGVCAKKTT, encoded by the coding sequence ATGGGAATAGAATTTCCAGAATTGGCTCATATTATGCGGCGTCCCGCTTTATATGATCAAACGCCAGATACATTCTGGAATACCCCCTATATATCTTCCCATGTTCTGGACGCCCACCTAGATGAAGAAACAGATGATGCCAGTCATAATCGACAGACGATAGAGGACACTATCAAGTTCCTTCTAAATCGCTTAGGGCAAGGCTCTACCCACATTCTTGATTTGGGATGTGGTCCTGGATTATATGCCTTACCCCTTGCTTCAGAAGGACATCATGTAACAGGTATAGATTTTGGGCCCTCCAGTATTAGTTATGCTAAAGAACAAGCAGCACAAGCCTCAGTCTATATTGATTATAGAGAAGAGGACTATACTCAAATAGATTTTGAAGAGAATAGTTTTGATGCGGTTCTCTTGATTTATGGGAACATATGCACATTAGTTCCTTCCCAAAGAGATGCTTTATTGAATAACATCTATAAGTGGTTAAAACCGGGGGGATTATTTTTCTTTGACCTTTTTACACCTAAGTACCTGGATATTCCCTTAGATAAGGATTGGTATTACCGAGCTAAGGATGGATTCTGGCGGGAAGGAGAACATATCGTTATGGAAGACAAGGTCAGCTATAGTGGTGGCAAGATTCGTCTGGATCGATATATCGTTATTGATAAAGATGGTCATATAACTCCCTATCATATGTGGCATACTTCTTATACAAGACTTGATACAGAAGTGCTTTTAGAAAAAAATAAGTTTATAGACTACCAAATTTATAATGACCTTACAGGCCAAACATGGAGAGAAGATTCCCAGTGGATCGGTGTTTGCGCTAAGAAGACAACGTAA
- the rsmI gene encoding 16S rRNA (cytidine(1402)-2'-O)-methyltransferase has translation MSILYVVGTPIGNMKDITYRAVEVLKEVDIVACEDTRQSRKLLDHYGIEKRTLSCRARNEENSAKGIVKLMDEGADVAYLTDAGTPGISDPGSVLVSHVRNAGHDIYPLPGPSAFASLISIAGIGGKTYLFEGFLPQKPGKRRKRLVELMEREESFVLYESPFRIIKLLTELSEIDNDRVVVVGREMTKAFEEYKSATPKELIFLLEKENSVKGEFSVLVSGKKKT, from the coding sequence ATGTCTATATTATATGTAGTAGGAACGCCTATAGGTAATATGAAAGATATTACTTACAGAGCAGTAGAAGTATTGAAAGAAGTTGATATTGTTGCCTGTGAAGACACACGACAAAGTAGAAAGCTGTTGGACCATTATGGTATCGAGAAAAGAACCCTAAGTTGCAGGGCCCGTAATGAAGAAAACTCCGCCAAGGGAATCGTGAAGCTAATGGATGAAGGGGCTGATGTAGCCTATTTAACCGATGCAGGTACCCCTGGGATTAGTGATCCTGGATCTGTTTTAGTGAGTCATGTACGAAATGCTGGTCATGATATATATCCACTTCCGGGGCCTTCTGCTTTTGCCTCCCTAATTAGTATTGCTGGAATTGGAGGAAAGACCTATTTATTTGAAGGATTTCTCCCTCAAAAGCCTGGTAAACGCAGGAAACGCCTGGTAGAGCTTATGGAAAGGGAAGAAAGCTTCGTTTTATATGAAAGTCCCTTTAGAATTATAAAGCTTTTAACTGAATTGTCCGAGATTGACAATGACAGGGTTGTTGTAGTTGGACGTGAGATGACAAAAGCTTTTGAAGAATATAAGTCTGCTACACCAAAAGAGTTAATTTTTTTACTGGAAAAGGAGAATTCTGTAAAGGGAGAGTTCTCAGTACTTGTTTCTGGTAAGAAAAAGACTTAA